The DNA segment CGCGGTGGCCACGCTGGCGGGGTTGGCGCCTGCCGCGTTGTAGGCCAGCGCGAGGAAGGCACGGCCGGACGGCGACAGGTCGGCGATGCGGTCGAGCAGCACGTTCTGGTAGGAAGGTTGCGGGCTGCCTGCCAGCGCCAGCACCCACAGCGTGCGGGCCTGGTTTTCCAGGAACGATGGGGACTTCACATCCGCGATGCCGCGCAGCGACTCCGTCAGGTGCTTCGCGAGCTGGTCGATCGCGGACTGAGGGACATGCGCCCCGCTTTCTTTCGCGAGGATGAGTCCCAGGCCGGCGTAGGGTGTGGCCCAATCCACGCGGTCACTACGGCCCGGCCAGTAGGTGAAGGAACCGTCGGAGAGCTGCATGGACAGCAGGCGGTCCGCACCACGCTGGATGGCGGCTTTGCGTCTCTCCTCGGGAACCTTCGCGAAGGAGGGGATGACATTCCTCAGCGGCTCCACGGCGAACCATGGCATGAGGGAGGAGGTCGTCTGCTCGACGCAGCCGTGCGGGTAGTGCAGCAGGTAGTCCACGGAACCGGAGATCTCCGTGAGCGGGGAGCGGGAGAACTCCAGGGTGATGTCACCGGTGCCGGACAGCAGCGCGGGGTCGATGTGGTCCAGCAGGTTCTGCGCCTTGTCCACCTTGATGAACTTCACCTGCCGGATGAGCGGCATCGGGTAGTGGACCTCGAAGGTTTCCTCGACGGCGTCCGAAAGGCTGCGGGTGAGTCCCGGGGTGAGCTGGCCGTTGCCCAGCGAGACCGGAACGGCCTTCCAGGAGAAGGTGCTGGTGCCGGTGGATTCCGCGGTCACCGGGAAGCTCAGCGTGGCGGACGCGCCGGCATTGAGCGTCACGGTTTGCTTGGCCTCGCCGAGCGCGCGGCAGACCGGCGTGGTGCCGTCGCGGCCGGTGGAGAAGGTGACCTCCCAGGTGCCGTCATGGCTGGAGGCATTCTGGACCAGCACCTGCGGGCTGAAGCTGTCGCCCTGGTTGGCGAAACGCGCGGTCTTCGGCTCCAGCATCAGCGGCTTGTTCACCACCAGTCCGGTTTCCGCGTGGCCGAATTTCTCGGTGGAGTGGGCCACGGCGATGACGCGGTAGCGGGTGAGGGTGTCCGGCACCTTGAAGGTGTGGGTGAACTTCCCGTCCGGCCCGGCTTTCACGACCGGTGCCCAGGTGGCGCATGGGTCGAAGTTTTTCCGGTAAAGGTCGGCCAGGTCACCGAGGTCCGCGCCGCCACCGATGAAGAAGCCCTTGTTGAAGAACTGCCGGTACTGCGGATCCTCCGTCATGAAGTTGTTGAAGGAGACGCCTGCCTCGATGCCGAGGATGCGGGCATCGTAGAAGAAGGCCATCGGGTTCGGGGTGATGTAGCCCATCACGGCGAGGGTGCCTTCATCCTCCGCGTAGAGCGTGAGTTCCGCACCGGCGGCGGGCTTTCCATCCGCAGTGGTGACGGTGCCGCTGAGGGTCACCGTGTCACCGGGGCGGGCGGCGGGGAGCTGCGCGCCTTTCTGTGGTCCGGTGGAAACGGTGAAGCGGTCGTTCTCCGGTCCGGCGGCGGTGAGGTCCACGGTCAGGCGGTCCCGTTCGTTCTCGATGGTCAGCTCGCAGTAGCCGAGACGGAGCTGCGGCGTCTTGAATTCGCGGGCGGATTCCCCCGCACCTTTCACGATCAGGACGGAGACGTAGGCGTTCGGCGCGTCGTCCTCACCGATGGGGATTTCGATGACCGGGTTGTCCGCCTTCAGCGGGGTGAGGAAGGAACGCAGCACCTTCTCCCGCTCCACGGTCACCAGCGCGGTGCCTTCGATGGGGGAGAGGACCAGCACCCGGGCGGTTTCGCCCGCCTTGTAGGATTTCTTCTCCGCGATGAGCTTCACGCGCATGCCGTCCTCATAGAGCCACGGGTAGTCGTCCGCGCCATAGACGTGGAAGCTGGACACGGTGGCGAAGTCGCGGCCGTTCTTGTCCTTTCCACGCAGGGTGAGGAAATATTTTCCGTTGTCCTTCGGCGTGAGTGCGAGTTCCTGGCCTTCCTTGGCGGAGGCGGCGGGGTCGATGGTGACCTCGGAAACCAGCACGTTCTCCTCGCGGGTGTCGTTGCGGGTGACGGTTTCTCCGTTGGCGTTCTGGGAACGCACCGGGCTGTTGATCTCACGGCTGAGGGTGGCGGTGACTTTCACCGGCTCCGGGAACGGATTCCCCTCGGGGTCGATGGCGACCACGCGGAACGCCACGTTCTCCCCGGCGCGGATCAGGCGGTCATTCCGGGAAACCCCGACATAGATATCAGCCGGATGGACGGTGGTGGTGGCGGATGAAGTGAGCGTCTGGTTGTTTGCGTCCGTCACTTCCGTGGAGACCCTCACCTCGCGGCTGGTGGGGAACTCCGCCTGCGGGATGTCCACGGTGACGGTCGCCTTGCCCTCCGGGGAAAGGGTGGCCTCGCCCTGGACAGTCGCCGGGCCGGAGTCCGAGCCAGTGTCTCCGTCTTCATAGCGGGCGCGGTAGCCGAAGTAGTGGTACCAATAGCCCCAGTCCGGTGACCGGTGGTTGCCGAAGAGGAAGTCACGGAAACGTTCCGGATAAAGATTGAGCGGGGTGATGCGGGTGAAGTGCCTCAGCGTTCCGCCCGCCACGGGCTGGCCCTGGTAGTAGCTGGCCGCCACGTCGGAGGTGACGCTGGTGGCACCGGTCGCGGGGCGGGTGATGCCTTGCTCGATCTCGAACGCGTTGCGGCGGAACTCCTCCACGGCCAGCTCCAGTTCGAAGGTGGCGCTTTCGCGGATCTGCTGCTGCTTCGCCCAGTCCTCCTCCAGTGCCTCCGCCTCCGCGAGTTCATCGGGGAACTCCAGGCGGATGATGTGGCTGCCGGTGGTGCCCTCCGGCAGCTTGTAGGTGATGTCGAACGAGCCGGTGTCGGAAAGGGTGACGGGCTGGGTGAAGATCTCCTTTTCCGTCGGGTCGATCACCACCACGCGGGCGTTCGCCGGGGAGGCGGGTTGGATGACGTTCCCCGCCTGGGTGCGGACGATGCCCTTCAGGCGGACGGTTTCTCCGGGGCGGTAAATGGAACGGTCGGTGAACAGGAAGGCGCGCCGCACGGATTCCGCCGGGGTGTTCCATGAATAGCGGATGGGGAAATGCCACAGGCCGACGGTGTTGAGGGACGAGTCGAACGCGGTGACGAACGAGTCATTTCCCAGGATCGCCCTCAGGTGGCGGGCCTCCGCCGGGCGTCCGACGGTGGCCAGGCCGTTGGCGTCCGTTTTCAGGGAATTCAGGCTCGAGGAATCCTCGCCGAAGAGGTCGATGGTGACGTCCTTGAGCGGCTGGCCGGTGGCGCAGGAGAAGGCATAGACGAAGGCTTCCTTCGGGGTCAGTTTCCAGGCGAGGCCGATGTCGGTGAGCTGGATGATCGCCTGCGCGTTGCGGCGGCCCTGGGTATTCAGGTCCGCTTTCGGGGTGCCGACCACGTCGAGGAAGATCGCGCCGCTTTTCAGATCCGCTGGCAGGATCTCATCCCACTTCAGTTCGAGCTCCTTCGAGGTGTCGAGCGCGTTGCCCAGTTCGATTTCCTTGTCATAGACCGTCTGTCCGGTGATGAGGGAGTAGGGCAGGGGGGCGGTCGGTTCGATGTTCTCGAAGTCATGGCCCAGGCCGGTGTAGTGGCGGTACCCCTGGTAGGCGCGGACGAGATCCGCGGCGGACAGGCGTTTGATGCGGATGTGCAGCTTTTCCAGGTTGACCGTCTGGATGGGATAGGTGCGCCTGCCGGTGGAGAGCTGAGCCTGGTTCTCGCTGGGGAGGAGAAGCTCCGGCTCGATGACGGGGAATTTCACCTCCTTCGCAAGAGGGGCTGCCAAAGGGATGCTCGCGGCGGACGAGAAGGGTGGCCTGACGGTCACGTTCCAGGTGTCCGTGGCGGAGAAGTTCCCCAGCAGGTGGATCTCCCGGCCGTCGATCTCCGCGCTGAGGTTCTCAGGGCGGGGATCCAGGACCAGTGATTGCGTGAGGAAGTCCGCGGGCAGCTCGGCGGGCAGCGGCGCGTTGAAGGTGATCACCAGCCGCCGGGGTTCGTCCGGATTCGCCCGGGCCTCGAACCCGGTCGCTGCGAACGGCTGGATGGTGCCGATCTCATAAGGCGCGTCCTGAACGGTGGCCGTTTTGCCCCCGGCATTCGGCAGGCCTTTCAGGATGGAGAGCCGCCAGTTTTCCCCGACAGGCAGGGGGGACAGCGGAGCGACGACCAGCGCGTTGGCCACCGGTGTTTCCAGCGGCGGATTCGGGTCTGCGGTCGCGCCCTTGGAGCGTGCAGCCCAGGATTTGTAGTAGTTCGCCTGCGGGCCGGTGCGTGCGCGGTCCGGGCGGTGTAGCCGGGCGGCGACCTGCTGCCCGGTCTTCGAGGTGAAGGTGATGAATGGCCCTGCCTTAGCGGGGTCCACATCGTCATTGAAGATCAGCAGCCACTCCGCGGTGGAGGCGGAGTAGGTGGAGGAGTAGCGGTTCTCCGTGGTCGCGGAGCGGACGGCGAACGGCTCGCTGCCCAGCGTGGCGAAGACACCGGCCGGGATCTCCGTGTTGTCGAGATGGGTTTTCCCCTTCGGAATCGCGAAGGTGTAGCTGGTGCCGATGGCCGGAGGCTGGTCCGGGTGGAAGGCGGCGATGTTCTGGGCTTTCCAGACCAGCTTGCCCGGAAGCGCCGGCTTGATTTCCAACCACGTGTTCGCGACCTCTTTCCCAAGATCCGCGGTGGCGGTCACCGGGCGGTCGAGAACGAGGTCGATCGCGCTTTCAGGTGCGAGTGACGGAGTGGAGACCACAAGCCGCGGCGCGGCATGGGAGGCACAAGGGAGTGCCATGAGCGCCACAAATGTGGCAAAGGAAGTTTTCATGGGCGTGTACGCTGAACCGTAATTTCTTACAACATAGGGCCAACGAATCACACCCCATTTTCTTAGATTCACTGAAATTTCACAAAGCAGAGGATGGTTGCCATCCAGCGTGGGGCGTGTCATTTTGCGACGTGGTGAAACCTCCCGGTATCCAGCGCCTGGCCCTGTCCGCAGGGTGGGCTTCCGTCTGTGTCGCGGCCCTTCTGGTGGGTTCGTGCGCGCCGGACTACACGCTCGTCAGCCATCAGAAATCCCCTTCGGAGATCCGGAAGAAGAACGAGACCTTCGGCTACCGGAGCTGGGTGGCGAAGGGGGTGGAGCAGGACATCGTCGTCATCGGCATCCACGGATTCTGCGGCGCATCGATCGATTATGAGAATCTTGGCAACCACTTGCTGAAAAATCAGCCGAAGACCGCGCTCTATGCCTATGAGGTCCGCGGGCAGGGGAATGATCCGATGAGCACCCGCCGCGGCGACATCGGTGATCCGAAGGATTGGTACCGCGACCTTTTCGCCTTCACCCAGTTGGTGGAGGAACGCCACCCGGACGCGAAGATCGTCTGGTATGGGGAGAGCATGGGGGCGATGATCGCATCCCACGCGCTGCGGGAGTCTCCTGCGGCGGATCCTCCCTGCGACGCGCTGGTGCTTTCCTCACCCATCGTCCGCTTCAAGGATGATGTTCCTTTCTGGCAGCCCGCCCTGGTCCAGGCGGCGGCGGCGACCGCCCCGTTGGCGAGGATCTCGCTGGAGACACTGGCGGGGGGAGAGGCGGTCCAGATGACCCAGACCTCCACCCACGACCAGCAGTCGGAGACGAATTCCTACCACATTGAGAAGCACACCCTGCGCCTGCTGGGGGCACTGGGCCGCCACATCGACTCGATGAACGACTGCGCCGCCACCTTCCAGGTGCCGGTCCTGGTGCTCCACGGGGAGCATGATTATTTCAACACGGACTCCGACATGCGCGGGTTCATCGCCCACATCCCGGGCGGCACCCACAAGACCTACCGGAACTACCGCGGTGCCTACCACCTGCTGATGTATGATGCGAAAAAGGAGAAGGTTTTCGGCGATGTGGAGGGTTGGCTGTCGAAATTGCGCCGGAACCGGCTCTGAACTTTTTCCGGGAAAAGACAGGTTTCGTCTTGACCCGACGCTCTCCGAGGGCATCCTGCGCGCCCCGCAACACCGAACCTTTCCGAATCTTATGGCCCGTATTTGTGATATCCGAGGAACCCGTGTCCGCTCTGGCGGTAAAATCCACCGTTCCGGTCTGGCCAAGAAAAAAGGCGGTATCGGTCGCCACGTCACCAAGGTGGTGAAGCGCACCGTTTCCCCCAACCTCCAGAGCAAGCGCATCTGGGTTGAGGAACTCGGCCAGCACGTGAAGCTGAAAATCAGCTGCCGCGCCCTGAAGACCATGAACAAGAATGGTGCTTTCGCCACCCTCAAGAAGGCCGGCCTGATCGGCTGATCCGTTCTTCACGAACATTTTCCGAAGAAGACCCGGTGATCCACCGGGTCTTTTTTTGTGTGGGCATCCTAGATCGCTCATGCTTCCTCAAATGCCTTGCGTGACGTGTGAAATTGGGAAAATATACGTCATGTCGAAATTGACCCTCCACGTTCCTGCGGAGTTGGTGTCTGCGGCCAAAAGTGAAGCCGCAGCGCGGAAGGTATCGGTTTCCAAGCTGGTTTCGGACTTTTTCGCGTCACTGGCCGCCGGCCAGGAGTCGTCCGGGGCGGAAACGGACAACCTGGCCCCGCGGACCCGCAGGCTGGCGAAGTGCATTTCCGGTGTGGATGCCTGTGAGGCTGACTACATCGACTACCTTGAGCGGAAGCATTCATGAACGTCCTGATCGACACGAACGTGATCGTGGATGTTCTCACCGGGCGGGAGCCTTTCTTCGTGGACTCGTCGCGGGTTCTTGACCGTGCGGAACGGGGGGATTTCGTCGCATGGATCTGCGCCACGACGGTGACGACTGTTTTCTATCTCGTCCGGCGTCATCTGGGTGCGGCGGAGACGGTCGAAAAGATCAGGGATCTGACGGCCATCTGCACCGTGGCACCGGTCAACCAGTCCGTGATCAGTTCCGCGCTCGGCAGCCGATTCGCGGACTTCGAGGATGCCGTCCTGCATGACTCCGCGGTTCTCGCCGGGGCTGACTGCATCGTCACCCGCAATGTGGCGGACTTCCGCGAATCCAAGCTTCTGGTCTATACTCCGGAGCAGTTTCTCGCCGCGATGTCCTGGAACAGCCGAGAGTAGGAGCTGCGGTCACTCCACCACACAAGGCACCAGCACGCCGTCGCTCATGCCGTGGATCTTCTTCTTGTCCGCCGGGACGATGGTGGCGAGGCAGCCGCCGAAAGCGGTCTGGCCGGCGTTGTCGGTGAAGAAGTAGGGGCAGAGCCGGACGCGGCCCTGCATCATCTCGATGGAGCCGTCGTCCCGGAAGACGGGGTGTTCGATCCGGCGGCCTTCGCGGAACTCCTGCAGCACCCACGGTTGTTCGGAAGATTGCTCCAGGGCGTGGTGCAGCTGCTCCGACCACTCCGCGGAGGAAAGGTCGTGGCCGATGAAGACGCCGCGGGAACCCCAGGCGGTTTCGTGGAATCCGCTGATCTTCAGGACAAGCTGGCGGTCCTTCTGGCTGAAGGCGGCGACTTCCTCCCAGGAATGCGCATCCAGCCTTGGCAGGGCCGCGTGGGGAGGCAGCGGGGAGGGATCCAGCACCCAGCCGAACGGGACGATCTCGCGCAGCCGCTGGAGGTGGGAGGAGCGCAGCGTCTGTTCCCAGACTTTTTTCAGCGCAGGGGACCACAGCAGGGCGAGCCACAGCTTGTCCTCCAGGTGCGGCTTGAACGGGGAGGTGATGGAGAGCGTCCCCTTTGCGGACAGTTCCGCCAGACGGCGGGCGGAGGGGATGGACTCCCAGTCGAAAAGCTCGAAGAAGCGGTAGAGTGTGTCACCGTCGATCGGTTCATATTCCTCCGCCGAGGCAGTTTTCCATGCGGTGCCGAGCTGGGAAACCAGCCAGTCCATTTCCGGGAGGTAGTCCCCGGCTTCTTCGGAGACCAGGACCGTGCCTCCGTCCGGGAGCAGGGAGCGGAATCCGTCGATCATGCCATTTTCCCCACCGAGGATGTCGAATCCCGCGTCCGAATACACCTTGGAAAGCCACGCCGTCACACCGATACCGCCGGGCACGCTGTCCAGCTCGCTCATGGCGAAGCCGCCTTCCGTGAGGATCAGGTCGGGACGGATGACACGGGGGAACTGTTCCGCGAGGCCCGGCTCACGCTGGAGCGCGGCCATCCACGACGGCTTTCCCTCATCCAGCAGCTCCGCCAGCCAGCCGTCCAGCTTTCCGGAGGCACTGCGGCGGTAGAGGGCGTCGCTCGCCCGTTGGAACTGGGCCAGCGGATGACCCAGTGACATCAGCTTGCGGGCCTCCGCCTTCGTGAGTTTCAGCGGCTCCGGGGACCATTTCCAGCTACCCCCACCAAACAATCCACCCTCGGGCAGTCCTTCGCGCAGCTCGGCAAGCGTCAATCCCATGTCGCCGCCAGTTTCGCCCGGGTCCGGAAATTGCCAAGCGCGGAGTTGGGTATGGTGAGTCCGGGCGTTCCTGAGGTCCTCACCAGATCCTTGCCGCTCCATAGGCATTGAAAGCCACATCGCAACCGACCATCGTCAGGTTTTCGCTCAGGGCTTGGGCAATCAGCATCCGGTCAAAGGGATCACGGTGATGGAGGGGCAGATCAAGAAGCCGGTGAACATGCTCCGATTTGATCGGTAGAATTTCAAATCCGAGACGCTCCAACTCCGCCGGAAAGAGATGTGGGAGCGGCATGGGTGGATTCAGTTTTCCCAGTCCTGTCTTGATGGCCATTTCCCAGCCGGTCGCAATGCTAACGATACGTCGGTTGGCGGGATCCTCCAGCGCTTCGCGCGCGACCCTTGAAAGCCGCTTGTCCCCTTCCAGCGCCCAGATCAGCGCTTGGGTATCTACCAGCAGCTTCATTCCATGTATTCCTTGAAGTCCTCAAGAGGTGCATCGAAATCGGGTGCGATCCAAAAACCCTTGAGACAGCCGGCTTTGAATTTTGTCTTCGGTTCTGTAGCATCCGCTTCCTCCAGAGTAGCCACCACTTTCACCCTTTTGGATTTCAGTTCGTCGGGCACGGGCAGGTGCAGGGTGCCATCGGCATCCGGTTCCAGGATCGCGGTGATCGTGCTCATGCCGGCATGTTGCCATCTTTCCTGCCTCCCCACAAGTCTCCATGAGAGCTACCGGCCGGACAGCGCCGTGGCGACTCTGATCCATCAACCTTCAATCACCCGGCTCAGCAGGATTGGCCGGGACCTCTTGTCCGGCCTGCGGACGGCTGGGACTAGTCTGCTCGATGATCTTCAGGATCTTTCCCTCATGGTCCCAGATCATGACCTCCATCCCGTTCCGCAGCGGTGATTTTGTGGAATGCTCGTCGAGGGCGAAATTGACGCTTCCCCGACCGTGTTCGAACACTTTTCCCGCCACCTCGAACGTTGCAACCGGGTTCCCTGCGATAAGAGTGCTTTTGATGAAATTCGAGATCGTTCCCCGTGTTTCGGTGTATTCCCCTTTTTCGATCAACTCACGGTAACTCGGGGCAGGAGCGACGAATAAAGAACCCACTCCGATCCCAAACAAAAGGATACCTGCCGCGATCAACAAGGTTCCGACCTTTCTGGAAGACTTGCGGAATGCGTTGATGCCGAAGAACAGAAAGAACAAAGGCAGCGCCAAGGAATAGAGCACCACCATCGCGCCGCCAGGGGTGCTTTCCGTGGTGATGTCGTAGATGACGGTCGCGTGGTTCATGGGGGCTGGTAGCGGGTGTGATCAGGCGGGCCTTTCCGCGAGTCCCGCTCTTACTTTTCGGACAGCGCCGTGGCAATCTCCGTCCACTCGTCCGCCAGCGGCTTGCCACGTGGCGGGACGGGCTTGCGGGCGCGGGCGTACCAGTATTCCGCGTTGCTCTGGTCGCCCTCCTCGCGGTGGAGCCAGGCGTGGATCCACGAGCCATCCGTGCCGGGGATCTCCTGGCAGAGATCGTGGGCTTCATGCCAGCGTCCGGCCTTCGCGTACCAAAGGGCGCGGAGGCCGGTGGAGAGTCCGGCGGGTGGGTTGGGATCGGTGCTGGCGGAGCGGGAAAGGTCGGCTGCGTTCATGGAAAATCACCGCAGGTTTTCACTGGCGGTCCGGGGGGATTTTGTCTTGGGTGATGGAATATGAAAAGCAAAACGCTGAAAGCCAGTGTGATGGCCGGACTGGTGGGCCTTTCCTTCGTGACCGCGGCCAACGCCCAGTTGGAAGGCATCGAGGAGGCGAAGTCGGGCTGGAATTCCTTTTATTTCGCGGGCTACAAGATGAAGGGTGCTGACGTCGGCTTCGATACCGACGGCAAGGTGGACATCATCCCGATCGGCAAGAACCGCGAGCGCATGACCACCAACTACTTCATCCCGCTCAAGTATGAGATCCGGGACGTGGCGGCGGATGGCAAGGTCACCGTGAAGAAGATTGACGTGGATTCCCTCACCAGCGAGTCCAAGCCCACCGCGAAGCCGGACAAGATTCTGGTCAAAGGCAAGACGGAGGAAGGGGATACGACCTTCGAGCTTTATTATGAAGTCGCCCGCGGCAACGTCCTGGTGGGCGGCCGCATCGTGGAAAAGGGCGCCCTGGCGAACCCGAAATTCGCGATCACCATCGTGATGCCGAAGGTCTATGAAAAGGCCCCGGACGACGAGAAGGCATTCAAGAAGCGGATCGCTGACGATTTCCTGCAGGTGAAGCTGCTCGACGGCAAGAAGGCGAAGGTGGAGGCGGACGAGGAGTTCGACATCACTTCCGCGGAGTTCACCGGTACGGGTGTCTCCCAAGTTGAGTTCCTGATCGACGAACTGGGTGCCCGTGAGTTCACGCTCACCGCTTCACCCGGATCGAAGATCACCGCCGCCAACAAGCAAGGCAGCCCCTTCTACAACGGCCTGAATTTCACCTGGGAAGCGGACCCAACCGCTGATGCCAGCAAGGCACGTCTGGCCATCGGGGTGAAATAACCCTCTCCGGTCTCCCTTTCAGGGGATCCGAGTACACTTCGCTTCAGAATCTGAACGAGGAGTACACTCGGATCCCTTTTTTGTTTCCAGAGTGCCTAATTTCGGGATAAATCGTCCGTGAAATCTTAATAAATCGCCTTGAGCAAGCGGTCGGATCTATTCGTAGGTTGTTGTAACTTGCTTATTTTAAATAAAATAAATTTTTATTAAAGATCGGTTAGTTTGGAATTGACCCTAAAGTGTATCTCAGTGTACTTTCGCAACACTGAAGCAAACGCCAGGTCAATTTCGTGAGCCAAGCAGGTCAAATATTCCGGGGGTCATACTCCTACAAGATGGATCCGAAGAATCGGGTCTCCATCCACCCGGATTTCCGGCCGGCTCCGGGGGAGAAGGTGTTTCTTCTGAGCGCGGAGACCTACGAAATGCCGGTCCTGCGGGTTCTCAATACCGCCGAGTATGACCGCCGTGTGGCCATCGTCCGCAACAGCGACAAGTCGGAGAAAGACAAGACCCGCATCCTCGGCAAATTCGCCTCCCTCTGCCACGAAGCGTCCATCAACGACCAGGGCAAGCTCCTGATCAACCGCGACCTCGTCGATGAGATCGCGATTGAGCCGGAGGGCACCATCTGGCTCGTCGGCCGCCAAAGCTACTTCGAAATCTGGTCCGAGAAAAACTACGTCAGCCTGCGCAAGATCGAAAAAGGGCAGGACGATGACGACCTCGGCATCCTCGACTGAATCTCACCCACACCACACCCACGGCAGCAATGCTGTTCACCCCACCAACTCCGGCGTTCGACGCGGTCCACCATGTGGCTCCGGCCGATGGCGCGCGGACTCCGGAGTTGGGAACATTTTCAATGCGCTGCGGCGGCCTCCTCGGGACAGGAGCCACCGTGGCGACCCATACGGACGCCCGCACCGCTTCTGGCTGGTTGTCGGGGCGGCGTCCGGAATCTTTCCAGGCTGGGCGTCGGAAATCTCTCGGGACAGAGTTTCCAACGCTTTTCAAAACGATGGTCCGCGCCGCTTCTGGCTGGTTGTGGGCGCGGCCATCGGAAATTTTCATCGCACGGCAGGCCGCACCGCTCGGGACAGCGGGACGGGTTGCCAATCCATCGGATGTCCGCACCGCTCCTGGCTGGTTGTCGGCGCGGCGTCCGGAATCTTTCCAGGCTGGGCGTCGGAAATCTCTCGGGACAGAGTTTCCAACGCTTTTCAAAACGATGGTTCGCGCCGCTTCTGGCTGGTTGTTGGCGCGGCCATCGGAAATTTCCATGAGCGCGGCGGAGGCCCGCTCCGATGGCGGCTACCACCTGCCGGTGCTGCCGGATGAGGTGGTGGAGTGGTCTGGCGCAGGTCCGGACACCTTTGTCATCGACGGCACCCTCGGTGGCGGCGGCCACAGCGAGCTGTTCCTGAAAGCCGGTGCCCGCGTGATGGGCGTGGACCGGGATCCTGAGGCGCTGGCCCATGCCCGCGCCCGCCTCGCGGCGTTCGGCGCGCGTTTCACCTGGTGGGAAGGGAATTTTTCCAAGGTGATCGACTCTCCCGCGATCCAGTCCGGTGATCTGGCGGATGTGCTGCTGATGGACCTGGGTGTTTCCTCCCGCCAACTGGATTCCGCGGCGCGCGGCTTCTCCTTCCAGAAGGACGGTCCGCTGGACATGCGCATGGGACCCTCCAGCCCGCGCACCGCGGCGGACGTGGTGAACACCTGGCCGGAAGCGGACTTGGTGAAAATTTTCTTCGAGTTCGGCGAGGAGCCGAAGGCGCGCCGCATCGCCGCCGCGATC comes from the Luteolibacter sp. SL250 genome and includes:
- the rsmH gene encoding 16S rRNA (cytosine(1402)-N(4))-methyltransferase RsmH; protein product: MSAAEARSDGGYHLPVLPDEVVEWSGAGPDTFVIDGTLGGGGHSELFLKAGARVMGVDRDPEALAHARARLAAFGARFTWWEGNFSKVIDSPAIQSGDLADVLLMDLGVSSRQLDSAARGFSFQKDGPLDMRMGPSSPRTAADVVNTWPEADLVKIFFEFGEEPKARRIAAAIVKRRAVRPFTTTLDLAGHIEQTIGRHGRTHPATRAFQAIRMAVNEELESLAAALEAAPSVLKPGGRLCIITFHSLEDRMVKRFLRHRSTEFLDEPGWPEPRPNPDYQFRLLSRKAIAPTAAEISLNPRARSAKLRVAQLLAPNA